A portion of the Intestinibacillus sp. Marseille-P6563 genome contains these proteins:
- the ygeW gene encoding knotted carbamoyltransferase YgeW — MDAKLQAYIDKLNALNFKEMYENDFFLTWEKTDDEIEAVFTIADTLRYMRENNISTKIFESGLGISLFRDNSTRTRFSFAAACNLLGLEVQDLDEGKSQIAHGETVRETANMVSFMADVIGIRDDMYIGKGNAYMHEVVNAVTEGYEDGVLEQKPTLVNLQCDIDHPTQCMADMLHIIHHFGGVENLKGKKVAMTWAYSPSYGKPLSVPQGVIGLFTRFGMDVVLAHPEGYEVMPEVEEVAKKNAEATGGTFRKVNSMAEAFEDADIVYPKSWAPFAAMEKRTDLYAQGDTAGIQALEKELLAQNAEHKDWCCTEEMMAKTHDGKALYLHCLPADINGVSCVDGEVEASVFDRYRVPLYKEASFKPYIIAAMIFLAKCKDPQAMLKKLADRAAERRLTTE, encoded by the coding sequence ATGGACGCAAAGTTACAGGCTTATATCGACAAACTCAACGCGCTGAATTTTAAGGAAATGTATGAAAACGACTTTTTCCTGACCTGGGAAAAGACGGACGATGAGATCGAAGCGGTCTTTACGATTGCCGATACGCTGCGGTACATGCGCGAAAACAACATTTCCACCAAGATTTTTGAATCCGGTCTGGGCATTAGCCTGTTCCGCGACAACTCGACCCGCACCCGCTTCTCCTTTGCTGCGGCCTGCAATCTGCTTGGTCTGGAAGTACAGGATTTGGATGAGGGCAAGAGTCAGATCGCACATGGCGAAACCGTTCGCGAAACCGCAAACATGGTATCCTTTATGGCGGATGTCATCGGTATCCGTGACGATATGTACATCGGCAAGGGCAATGCCTATATGCACGAAGTGGTCAATGCAGTAACCGAGGGCTATGAGGATGGTGTTCTGGAGCAGAAGCCGACGCTGGTTAACCTCCAGTGCGACATCGATCATCCGACCCAATGTATGGCAGATATGCTGCACATTATCCATCATTTTGGCGGTGTTGAGAACCTGAAGGGCAAAAAGGTTGCTATGACTTGGGCATACTCACCTTCGTACGGCAAACCGCTGTCGGTGCCGCAGGGTGTCATCGGTTTGTTTACCCGCTTTGGCATGGATGTTGTGCTGGCGCATCCGGAGGGCTATGAGGTCATGCCCGAAGTCGAAGAAGTTGCTAAGAAAAACGCAGAAGCAACTGGCGGTACCTTCCGCAAGGTCAATTCCATGGCCGAAGCATTTGAAGATGCAGACATCGTTTATCCCAAGAGCTGGGCGCCGTTTGCTGCAATGGAAAAGCGTACCGACCTGTATGCCCAGGGCGATACGGCGGGTATCCAGGCACTCGAAAAGGAACTTCTGGCTCAGAATGCCGAACATAAGGACTGGTGCTGCACCGAAGAGATGATGGCCAAGACCCACGATGGCAAGGCGCTGTATCTGCACTGCCTGCCCGCAGACATCAACGGGGTTTCCTGTGTGGATGGCGAAGTGGAAGCTTCGGTCTTTGACCGCTACCGCGTACCGCTCTATAAGGAAGCATCTTTCAAGCCCTATATCATCGCCGCGATGATCTTCCTTGCCAAGTGCAAAGATCCGCAGGCGATGCTCAAAAAGCTGGCCGACCGCGCAGCAGAGCGCCGTCTGACCACCGAATAA
- the nspC gene encoding carboxynorspermidine decarboxylase, with amino-acid sequence MSQTWNDGGFRTPYYLIDEERLLHNLKILKHVSEQAGCKILLAQKAFSMFAVYPLLRQYLAGTTASGLYEARLGHEEFGGETHVFSPAYRADEIDEILSYADDIVFNSPEQVRKYAAVARERGKSVGLRINPECSTQEGHAIYDPCAPGSRLGTTRANLDADILPLLDGLHFHTLCEQNSDDLETTVAAVEDKFGDLLSQMKWLNLGGGHHITRDDYDIERLIRIVRHLREKYGVEVYLEPGEAVVLNAGYLVTTVLETLHNGTDIAILDASAACHMPDVLEMPYRPPLMNSGQAGEKAHTYRLGSATCLAGDIIGEYSFDQPLHEGDRLVFEDMALYTMVKNNTFNGMPLPSIVYKRQDGRFEVIREFGYSDFKMRLS; translated from the coding sequence ATGAGCCAAACCTGGAACGATGGCGGTTTCCGCACGCCGTATTATCTCATCGATGAGGAACGGCTGCTGCATAACTTAAAGATTTTAAAGCACGTGTCTGAGCAGGCAGGCTGTAAAATTCTGCTTGCGCAAAAAGCATTCTCCATGTTTGCAGTATACCCGCTATTGCGGCAATATCTAGCCGGCACGACCGCGAGCGGGTTATATGAAGCCCGGCTGGGGCATGAGGAATTCGGCGGGGAAACCCATGTTTTTTCGCCTGCTTACCGCGCAGATGAAATCGACGAAATTTTGTCCTATGCGGACGATATCGTTTTCAATTCACCCGAACAGGTGCGAAAATATGCTGCTGTGGCGCGTGAACGCGGGAAATCGGTCGGTTTGCGTATCAATCCGGAGTGCTCGACCCAGGAAGGACATGCCATTTATGACCCATGTGCGCCCGGTTCTCGTTTGGGAACGACTCGCGCAAACCTGGATGCCGATATTTTGCCGCTGCTGGATGGGCTGCATTTTCATACCCTTTGTGAGCAAAATTCAGATGATTTGGAAACCACGGTTGCAGCCGTAGAAGACAAATTCGGTGATTTGCTGTCGCAGATGAAATGGCTCAATTTAGGCGGTGGGCATCACATCACAAGGGATGATTACGATATCGAACGGCTCATTCGCATTGTCCGCCATTTGCGGGAAAAGTATGGCGTTGAAGTCTATTTGGAGCCCGGCGAAGCCGTTGTGCTGAATGCCGGGTATCTGGTGACGACCGTACTGGAAACCTTGCACAATGGGACGGACATCGCGATTTTGGACGCTTCGGCAGCCTGTCATATGCCCGATGTGTTGGAAATGCCGTATCGGCCGCCGCTCATGAACAGCGGACAGGCAGGGGAGAAGGCGCATACTTACCGTCTGGGTAGTGCGACCTGTCTGGCAGGGGATATCATTGGAGAGTATTCCTTTGACCAGCCGCTTCACGAGGGTGACCGACTGGTCTTCGAGGATATGGCCTTGTACACCATGGTCAAAAATAATACCTTCAATGGTATGCCGCTGCCGTCGATTGTTTACAAACGGCAGGATGGCCGCTTTGAAGTTATTCGTGAATTTGGATATTCCGACTTTAAAATGCGGTTATCCTGA
- the dpaL gene encoding diaminopropionate ammonia-lyase translates to MDQIKWVKNQMPHTDDQQLAVMGLDNVAKAREFHRSFPQYKVTPLVKLDGMAKHLGIKGLLVKDESYRFGLNAFKVLGGSFAMAQYIAEQIGKDVSETDYTYLTSDDLRWQFGQATFFTATDGNHGRGVAWAANKLGQKAVVLMPKGSAQSRFDNIAREGAKVTIEDVNYDECVRRANALANQTRNGVMVQDTAWEGYEKIPSWIMQGYGTMASEADEQLRAHGFDQPTHIFIQAGVGSLAGAVQGYFANRFAGCEPVVTVMEAQAADCLYQGAKAADGAPRFVDGDLQTIMAGLACGEPNTISWDILKNHASFFVSCPDWVAAKGMRMLGAPVKGDPQIVSGESGAVGMGLISTLLTDPAYQDLKQAMGLDENSVVLMFSTEGDTDPENYQKIVWGGAYPEEK, encoded by the coding sequence ATGGACCAAATTAAATGGGTGAAAAATCAAATGCCCCACACCGATGACCAGCAGCTTGCAGTCATGGGGTTGGACAATGTTGCAAAGGCGCGAGAATTCCATCGGAGTTTTCCACAGTACAAAGTAACTCCCCTGGTGAAACTGGATGGGATGGCAAAGCATTTGGGAATCAAAGGCTTGTTGGTAAAAGACGAGAGTTATCGTTTTGGACTCAATGCGTTTAAAGTACTCGGCGGTTCGTTTGCGATGGCGCAATATATTGCCGAGCAAATTGGAAAAGACGTTTCGGAAACCGATTATACGTACTTAACCAGCGATGATCTACGCTGGCAATTTGGGCAGGCTACTTTCTTTACCGCCACCGATGGCAACCATGGCCGGGGCGTTGCCTGGGCCGCCAATAAATTAGGACAAAAAGCCGTTGTGCTCATGCCGAAGGGCTCGGCACAGTCGCGCTTTGATAACATTGCACGCGAAGGCGCTAAGGTCACGATCGAAGACGTGAACTACGATGAGTGTGTGCGCCGCGCCAATGCGCTGGCCAACCAGACCCGCAATGGCGTGATGGTGCAGGATACGGCTTGGGAGGGTTATGAAAAAATTCCCTCTTGGATTATGCAGGGATATGGTACCATGGCCAGCGAAGCCGATGAACAGCTTCGTGCCCATGGCTTTGACCAACCGACGCATATTTTTATCCAGGCTGGTGTGGGCAGTTTGGCTGGCGCAGTGCAAGGGTATTTTGCCAACCGCTTTGCTGGTTGTGAACCGGTCGTGACCGTGATGGAAGCACAGGCAGCTGATTGTCTGTACCAGGGTGCGAAGGCCGCCGATGGTGCGCCGCGGTTTGTAGACGGCGATCTGCAGACCATTATGGCAGGCTTGGCCTGCGGCGAACCGAACACCATTTCATGGGACATTCTGAAAAACCATGCGTCGTTCTTTGTATCGTGTCCGGACTGGGTAGCGGCAAAGGGCATGCGTATGCTGGGCGCGCCGGTCAAGGGCGACCCGCAGATCGTATCCGGCGAATCGGGTGCGGTTGGTATGGGACTGATTTCTACCTTGCTGACCGATCCGGCCTATCAGGACCTCAAGCAGGCCATGGGGCTGGACGAAAACAGCGTTGTTTTGATGTTCTCGACCGAAGGCGATACCGACCCGGAGAATTATCAGAAAATCGTTTGGGGCGGCGCTTATCCAGAAGAAAAATAA
- a CDS encoding YgeY family selenium metabolism-linked hydrolase has translation MDFAAIHRAAEGYQEKMTKFLRDLVRIPGESAEEKGHVARIRQEMENLDFDRVQIDHMGNILGFMGSGETLIGFDAHIDTVGIGNRDNWDFDPYEGYETDTEIGGRGTSDQLGGIVSAVYGAKIMKDLGLLKDKYQIVVTGTVQEEDCDGLCWQYIIHEDKIRPEFVVSTEPTDGGIYRGQRGRMEIRVDVKGVSCHGSAPERGDNAIYKMADILQDVRALNENSASDDVEVKGLVKMLDEKYNPEWKEANFLGRGTVTVSEIFFTSPSRCAVADSCSVSLDRRMTAGETWESCLDEIRDLPAVRKYGDDVTVSMYQYDRPSWAGCVYPIECYFPTWVISEDHKVTKALEAAYKGLYGESRVGCAATEEMRKARPLTDKWTFSTNGVTIMGRNGIPCIGFGPGAEAQAHAPNEHTWKIDLVRCAAVYAALPGMYSSVE, from the coding sequence ATGGATTTTGCAGCAATTCACAGAGCCGCAGAAGGATATCAGGAAAAGATGACCAAGTTCTTACGGGACTTGGTTCGTATTCCGGGTGAGAGTGCAGAGGAAAAAGGTCACGTTGCACGTATCCGTCAGGAAATGGAGAATTTGGACTTTGACCGCGTTCAAATCGACCACATGGGCAACATTCTGGGCTTTATGGGCTCGGGTGAAACCCTCATTGGTTTCGATGCACATATTGATACCGTTGGTATCGGCAATCGCGACAACTGGGATTTTGACCCTTATGAAGGGTATGAGACCGATACCGAGATCGGCGGCCGCGGCACATCCGACCAGCTTGGCGGCATTGTTTCGGCGGTTTATGGCGCCAAGATCATGAAGGACCTTGGCCTTCTCAAGGACAAGTATCAGATCGTTGTCACTGGTACCGTGCAGGAAGAGGACTGCGACGGTCTGTGCTGGCAGTACATCATTCATGAAGATAAGATTCGTCCGGAATTTGTGGTTTCCACTGAGCCGACGGACGGCGGTATCTATCGCGGCCAGCGTGGACGCATGGAGATTCGTGTCGATGTCAAGGGCGTTTCCTGCCATGGCTCGGCACCCGAACGCGGTGACAATGCGATTTATAAAATGGCCGATATTTTGCAGGATGTGCGTGCACTCAACGAAAATAGCGCATCGGACGATGTAGAAGTCAAGGGTCTGGTCAAGATGCTGGACGAAAAGTACAATCCCGAATGGAAGGAAGCCAATTTCCTGGGCCGTGGTACGGTTACGGTTTCGGAAATCTTCTTTACGTCGCCCAGTCGCTGTGCTGTGGCAGATAGCTGCTCGGTATCGCTCGACCGCCGTATGACGGCAGGCGAGACCTGGGAAAGCTGCCTGGATGAAATCCGTGATCTGCCTGCGGTTCGCAAATATGGCGATGACGTGACCGTTTCCATGTATCAGTATGACCGTCCGTCTTGGGCAGGTTGTGTTTATCCCATTGAGTGCTATTTCCCGACTTGGGTCATTTCCGAAGATCATAAGGTCACCAAGGCGCTCGAAGCTGCCTATAAGGGCCTGTATGGGGAATCCCGTGTGGGCTGTGCGGCAACCGAAGAAATGCGCAAGGCTCGTCCGCTGACCGATAAGTGGACGTTTTCGACCAATGGTGTCACGATTATGGGCCGCAATGGCATCCCGTGCATCGGCTTCGGTCCGGGTGCAGAAGCACAGGCACATGCCCCCAACGAACATACTTGGAAGATCGATCTGGTCCGCTGCGCCGCTGTCTATGCAGCGCTGCCGGGCATGTACAGCAGTGTAGAATAA
- a CDS encoding helix-turn-helix transcriptional regulator produces the protein MDISLDALKQIAKGLACQFGPNCEVVIHSFSESDAEGFDSSIVAIENGHVSGRKLGDGPSHVVLEALKKGHDAADHLAYLTRTKDGKILKSSTIYLRNARGEIEYILSINFDISGLLMFENSLQPLISTEPSAAAHEPDRIVQSVGELLDELIAESTRLVGKPVALMNKEDKIRAIQFLNKAGAFLITKSGDKISKYYGISKYTLYSYIDAQT, from the coding sequence GTGGATATTTCGCTGGATGCACTCAAGCAGATTGCCAAAGGTTTGGCCTGTCAGTTTGGACCGAATTGCGAGGTTGTCATTCATTCCTTTTCCGAGTCGGACGCAGAGGGTTTTGATTCTTCGATCGTCGCCATTGAAAACGGTCATGTTTCCGGCCGCAAACTCGGGGATGGACCTTCCCATGTTGTTTTGGAAGCACTCAAAAAAGGACACGATGCAGCCGACCATCTGGCTTATCTGACACGTACCAAAGACGGCAAAATCTTAAAAAGTTCCACCATCTACTTGCGCAATGCCCGCGGAGAGATCGAATATATTTTATCGATCAATTTTGACATTTCCGGCTTATTGATGTTTGAAAACAGTTTACAGCCGCTGATTTCGACCGAACCCTCCGCTGCTGCGCACGAACCGGACCGCATTGTGCAAAGTGTCGGTGAATTGCTGGATGAACTAATTGCCGAATCGACCCGTTTGGTCGGCAAACCGGTCGCTTTGATGAACAAAGAAGATAAGATTCGAGCCATTCAGTTTTTGAATAAAGCGGGTGCATTTTTAATCACCAAGTCCGGGGATAAGATCTCCAAATACTATGGCATTTCCAAATATACTCTGTACAGCTATATTGACGCACAAACGTAA
- the ssnA gene encoding putative aminohydrolase SsnA, with product MKQILYHGTVITNDPAQGMLENGAVAWEDGTILEVGASDAMLQKYPDARRCDARGGIIFPAFINTHHHIYSAFARGLSIPGNQPTNFLEILEGTWWNIDRHLTRRMTRYSAYMTLLECIRSGVTTVFDHHASFAEIPGSLLEIAQAAQEFGVRACLCYEISDRDGPEKARQSVQENVDFARACQADTTGMLAALCGMHASFTISEQTMELARQQTEGGFHIHVCEGAYDRDHCRDTYHETVVERLERHGILGPQTICGHCVYLTDSDRETLARTGTAVVHNPQSNMGNAVGVTDVLRLFQAGVLVGLGTDGFTSDMIESMKHANVLMKHENHHPSVGWNETFAMALTNNAALASRHFGGTFGVLQAGAHADLIVSDYQPFTPLRADNFQGHLLFGMNGRNITTTVCNGQILMENREIRCVDEEKLRYECQQEAGALWQALCGGEPQ from the coding sequence ATGAAACAGATTTTATACCATGGGACGGTGATTACAAACGATCCGGCACAAGGCATGCTGGAAAACGGCGCCGTCGCTTGGGAAGATGGAACGATTTTGGAAGTCGGCGCGTCGGATGCGATGCTGCAAAAATATCCGGATGCTCGCCGGTGTGATGCACGGGGCGGTATCATCTTTCCGGCGTTTATCAATACGCATCATCATATTTATTCGGCATTTGCGCGTGGGCTGTCGATTCCCGGCAATCAGCCGACCAATTTTTTGGAAATTTTGGAGGGCACTTGGTGGAATATCGACCGCCATTTGACCCGTCGCATGACGCGATATTCGGCCTACATGACCTTGCTCGAATGCATCCGTTCGGGCGTGACGACCGTATTTGACCACCATGCTTCGTTTGCCGAAATCCCAGGCAGCCTATTGGAAATCGCGCAGGCAGCGCAGGAATTCGGTGTGCGAGCCTGCTTGTGCTATGAAATCTCTGACCGCGATGGCCCGGAAAAAGCCCGCCAATCGGTGCAGGAAAATGTTGATTTTGCGCGAGCCTGCCAAGCGGACACGACTGGGATGCTGGCCGCTTTGTGCGGCATGCACGCCTCGTTTACCATTTCGGAGCAGACCATGGAGCTTGCCCGGCAGCAAACCGAAGGTGGTTTCCACATTCACGTGTGCGAGGGCGCCTATGACCGCGACCACTGCCGGGATACCTACCACGAAACCGTGGTGGAACGACTGGAGCGGCATGGTATTCTGGGACCGCAGACCATTTGCGGTCACTGTGTCTATCTGACAGATTCCGACCGGGAAACTCTGGCGCGTACCGGAACGGCTGTGGTGCACAATCCGCAGTCCAATATGGGCAATGCAGTTGGCGTGACCGATGTGCTGCGCTTGTTCCAAGCCGGTGTGCTGGTCGGTCTGGGCACCGATGGATTTACCAGCGATATGATCGAGTCCATGAAACATGCCAATGTGCTCATGAAGCATGAAAACCATCATCCGTCGGTGGGCTGGAATGAAACCTTTGCCATGGCGCTGACAAACAATGCAGCACTGGCATCTCGGCATTTTGGCGGTACATTTGGCGTTTTGCAGGCCGGGGCTCACGCGGATTTGATTGTTTCCGATTATCAGCCGTTCACACCGCTGCGGGCGGATAATTTCCAAGGGCATCTGCTGTTTGGTATGAATGGCCGCAACATCACCACGACCGTATGCAATGGACAGATTTTGATGGAAAATCGGGAAATTCGCTGTGTCGACGAGGAAAAACTGCGATATGAATGTCAACAAGAAGCCGGAGCCCTATGGCAGGCTTTGTGTGGAGGTGAACCGCAATGA
- a CDS encoding selenate reductase produces the protein MSDTMRGVPFPELLKCALAEYRKSGSFYHVPVRKGTGQGLMQLAGRPLSLPVGPAAGPHTQLAQNLIAEFAAGARIFELKTVQILEGEALGIQKPCIYVDDEAYNIEWSTELTVREAAEEYIKGYLALQLLAKECGLDADFQFHISVGYDLAGIQSPKIDWFLNTMQDASSTPFWEQCLQQAEACLSLFERVDAAFLRSIDPHISNLVTLSTMHGCPADEIEQIAAYLIEQKGFHTYIKCNPTLIGYDNVRKLLDDLGYGYVSFDHSHFEHDMKLPDAVAMIERLQKRAETQGVTFGVKLTNTFPVQIQHEELAGDAMYMSGKPLFPLAIHVALALSQATDGRLPISFSGGIDAHNMQAVLDCGIAPVTVATLLLKAGGYRNLARLADLAPASIPAQVDVAKLEALCASIRQDPYYRKPEVAKKQVPPSTPPIACFRCRNCVDVCPNRANVPLPELKAAVHVDSYCNECGNCACLCPFGYIPYRDKFTYFETEADFMSSSNDGFLNREKYRWNGAVSTDFSALPEDLRQVVDTFLAQKDGVSV, from the coding sequence ATGAGTGATACAATGCGTGGCGTGCCCTTTCCGGAACTTCTGAAATGTGCATTAGCCGAATACCGGAAAAGCGGGAGTTTTTATCATGTACCCGTACGAAAAGGCACCGGACAAGGACTGATGCAGCTTGCTGGCCGGCCGCTTTCTCTGCCCGTGGGTCCGGCAGCAGGGCCGCATACCCAGCTGGCACAAAATTTGATTGCCGAATTTGCCGCCGGAGCGCGCATTTTTGAACTGAAAACCGTACAAATTTTAGAGGGCGAGGCACTGGGGATTCAAAAACCCTGTATCTATGTGGACGATGAAGCGTATAACATCGAATGGTCGACCGAACTGACCGTCCGCGAAGCCGCCGAAGAATATATCAAAGGCTACCTAGCCTTGCAATTGCTCGCCAAAGAATGCGGTTTAGATGCCGATTTTCAGTTCCATATCAGCGTAGGCTATGATTTGGCAGGCATCCAGAGCCCCAAAATCGACTGGTTTTTAAATACCATGCAGGATGCGTCCAGCACCCCGTTTTGGGAACAGTGTTTGCAGCAAGCCGAAGCCTGTTTGTCCCTGTTTGAGCGGGTAGATGCTGCATTTTTGCGTTCGATCGACCCGCATATCTCAAATCTGGTGACCTTGTCCACCATGCACGGTTGCCCGGCGGATGAGATCGAACAGATCGCCGCGTATTTGATCGAGCAGAAGGGCTTCCATACCTATATCAAATGCAATCCGACCCTAATTGGATACGACAACGTCCGCAAACTGCTGGATGATTTGGGTTATGGCTATGTTTCCTTCGATCATAGCCATTTTGAGCATGATATGAAGCTGCCCGATGCGGTTGCGATGATCGAACGTCTGCAAAAGCGGGCAGAAACGCAGGGCGTCACCTTTGGCGTCAAGCTGACCAATACTTTTCCGGTGCAGATCCAGCACGAGGAACTGGCTGGCGATGCGATGTATATGTCCGGCAAACCATTGTTCCCGTTAGCCATCCATGTTGCTTTAGCGCTCAGTCAGGCGACCGACGGGCGTTTGCCGATTTCTTTTTCGGGCGGTATCGATGCACATAACATGCAAGCAGTTTTGGACTGCGGCATCGCACCGGTAACGGTCGCCACCTTGCTGCTTAAAGCGGGGGGCTACCGCAATCTGGCACGTCTGGCCGATTTGGCGCCTGCGTCCATTCCGGCGCAAGTGGACGTTGCCAAGCTGGAAGCGCTTTGTGCGTCGATTCGGCAAGACCCTTATTATCGCAAACCGGAAGTAGCGAAAAAACAAGTGCCGCCCAGCACACCGCCAATCGCTTGTTTTCGATGCCGCAACTGCGTGGATGTTTGTCCCAATCGGGCCAATGTGCCGCTGCCGGAGCTCAAAGCTGCGGTGCATGTGGATTCCTACTGCAATGAATGCGGCAACTGTGCGTGTCTGTGTCCCTTCGGATACATTCCTTATCGGGATAAATTCACTTATTTTGAAACCGAAGCCGATTTTATGTCTTCTTCGAATGACGGCTTTCTGAATCGGGAAAAATATCGCTGGAACGGAGCGGTTTCGACCGACTTTTCTGCTTTGCCGGAAGATCTCCGGCAAGTTGTGGATACGTTTCTTGCGCAGAAAGACGGGGTGAGCGTATGA
- the arcC gene encoding carbamate kinase — translation MGKRIVIALGGNALGNTLTEQMTAVRHTAKAIADLIEQGHEVIVSHGNGPQVGMIHHAMNELTRVVEQDFPVIPLSVCVAMSQSYIGYDLQNALRAELLSRGIPKPCATVITQVVVDPNDPAFQTPTKPIGRFMSQEEAEKLQKEKGYVMMEDAGRGWRRVVASPKPRDIVEIDTVRALFNAGQVVIAGGGGGIPVTREGVQLHGASAVIDKDFCSCLIAQQVDADLLIILTAVEKCAIHFGTPEQQWLDRMTTQEARQYCAEGQFATGSMLPKVEAAIKFAESAPGRQALITLLEKAKDGLEGKTGTIIA, via the coding sequence GTGGGCAAGCGAATTGTTATTGCGCTGGGCGGCAATGCGCTCGGCAACACACTCACCGAACAGATGACTGCCGTACGGCATACGGCGAAGGCCATTGCCGACTTGATCGAACAAGGCCATGAGGTAATCGTATCCCATGGCAATGGACCGCAGGTAGGCATGATTCACCATGCAATGAATGAACTGACGCGTGTCGTGGAGCAGGATTTTCCGGTCATTCCGCTGTCGGTGTGCGTGGCGATGAGCCAGAGCTATATTGGCTATGACCTGCAAAATGCGCTGCGCGCAGAACTGCTCAGTCGTGGGATTCCCAAACCGTGCGCGACCGTCATCACCCAAGTGGTCGTAGACCCGAATGACCCGGCATTTCAGACACCGACCAAACCCATTGGCCGTTTCATGAGCCAGGAAGAGGCCGAGAAACTGCAAAAGGAAAAAGGGTATGTCATGATGGAGGATGCCGGACGTGGTTGGCGGCGAGTCGTCGCCAGCCCCAAGCCACGCGACATCGTGGAGATCGATACCGTGCGTGCGCTGTTTAACGCCGGACAGGTAGTCATAGCCGGGGGCGGCGGAGGCATTCCTGTGACACGGGAGGGCGTCCAGCTACACGGTGCCAGTGCGGTAATCGATAAGGATTTTTGTTCCTGCCTGATTGCACAGCAGGTGGATGCAGACCTGCTCATCATTTTGACGGCAGTGGAAAAATGCGCGATTCATTTTGGTACGCCGGAGCAGCAATGGCTGGACCGAATGACGACTCAAGAGGCGCGCCAATACTGTGCCGAAGGACAGTTTGCAACCGGTTCCATGCTGCCCAAAGTGGAGGCTGCGATCAAATTTGCCGAATCCGCGCCCGGACGGCAAGCTCTCATCACCTTGCTGGAAAAGGCCAAAGATGGTCTGGAAGGCAAGACGGGCACCATCATTGCTTAA
- a CDS encoding aldo/keto reductase, translating into MNHQTRIPLSNGTSIPCLGFGTWKTPAEQAKQSVLHALEAGYRHIDTATAYHNEEAVGEAIAASGIARTEIFLTSKLWNPSQGYQSTLDAFARSLEWLRTDYLDLYLIHWPHDPKYFDDWKTMNVETWRAFEKLYRDGQIKAIGVSNFRPHHLRHLMEHCEVKPMVDQVEIHPGMPQDEILDFCKEHDMVVEGWSPLATGKIFAVPEMQDMARKYGKTVAQLCLRWSVQRGVIPLPKSVTPARIVENTQIFDFTLEPQDMETISHLTGCGWSGLDPDHLVY; encoded by the coding sequence ATGAATCATCAGACCCGTATCCCGCTTTCCAATGGCACAAGTATTCCTTGTCTGGGATTTGGCACCTGGAAAACGCCGGCCGAACAAGCCAAGCAGTCGGTTTTGCATGCACTGGAAGCCGGATATCGCCACATTGACACCGCAACCGCCTATCACAATGAAGAAGCGGTCGGGGAGGCTATTGCAGCATCTGGAATTGCACGCACCGAGATCTTTTTGACCTCCAAGCTATGGAACCCGTCGCAGGGATATCAGTCGACCCTGGATGCGTTTGCCCGTTCGCTCGAATGGCTGCGAACCGATTATCTGGATTTGTATCTGATCCATTGGCCGCACGACCCCAAATACTTCGACGACTGGAAGACCATGAATGTGGAAACTTGGCGTGCCTTTGAAAAGCTATATCGCGATGGTCAGATCAAAGCCATTGGTGTGAGCAATTTCCGGCCGCATCATTTGCGTCATTTGATGGAGCATTGCGAGGTTAAGCCAATGGTTGACCAGGTGGAAATCCATCCCGGGATGCCACAGGATGAAATCCTGGATTTCTGCAAGGAACATGATATGGTGGTAGAGGGTTGGAGCCCGCTGGCGACCGGAAAGATCTTTGCAGTACCCGAAATGCAGGATATGGCCCGCAAATATGGAAAGACGGTGGCCCAACTCTGCCTGCGTTGGAGCGTGCAGCGCGGCGTGATTCCGCTGCCCAAATCGGTCACACCCGCTCGTATCGTAGAAAATACGCAGATTTTTGATTTCACTTTGGAACCGCAAGATATGGAGACAATCAGCCATCTAACCGGCTGCGGCTGGTCCGGACTGGACCCCGATCACTTGGTATATTAA